One window from the genome of Chiroxiphia lanceolata isolate bChiLan1 chromosome 15, bChiLan1.pri, whole genome shotgun sequence encodes:
- the SLC25A48 gene encoding solute carrier family 25 member 48 isoform X1: MGSLQLQDFVAGLVGGIASVVVGHPLDTVKTRLQAGQGYGNTLKCFLTVYRNESVTGFFKGMSFPMATTGLYSSVVFGVFSSTQRFLGQLRHGDAAAAPSLADMTVASSVAGFVSVAIGTPVDLVKIRLQMQTQPYSKADVKLKPTAPGSPVYRGPIHCFWTILQKEGIAGIYRGTVAMLLRDVPGYCVYFIPYAVFCDWATPEGCISPSPFSVWLAGGVAGAISWGLCTPMDVVKSRLQADGVYLNQYKGTLDCILQSYQNEGLKVFFRGLTVNTVRGFPSSAAMFLGYELSLKAMKRGQTETNP, translated from the exons ATGGGgagcctccagctgcaggactTCGTGGCCGGCTTGGTGGGAG GAATTGCCAGTGTGGTTGTGGGCCATCCCCTGGACACGGTCAAG ACTCGTTTACAAGCTGGACAAGGATATGGAAATACACTCAAGTGTTTTCTCACTGTGTACAGAAATGAGTCT GTGACTGGCTTCTTCAAGGGCATGTCCTTCCCCATGGCCACCACAGGCCTGTACAGCTCGGTGGTGTTCGGGGTGTTCAGCAGCACGCAGCGGTTCCTGGGCCAGCTCCGCCACGGGGACGCGGCCGCCGCGCCCTCGCTCGCCGACATGACCGTGGCCAGCTCGGTGGCAGGGTTTGTCTCCGTGGCCATTGGCACTCCCGTGGACCTGGTAAAGATCAGGCTGCAGATGCAAACACAGCCCTACAGCAAAG cagaTGTTAAACTAAAGCCCACAGCTCCTGGATCTCCCGTGTACCGAGGCCCAATCCACTGCTTTTGGACAATCCTACAGAAAGAGGGGATAGCAGGAATCTACCGAGGCACGGTGGCAATGCTCCTGAGGGATGTTCCCGGGTACTGCGTCTACTTCATCCCTTACGCAGTTTTCTGTGACTGGGCAACTCCTGAGGGATGCATTTCTCCCAGTCCCTTCTCTGTCTGGCTGGCAGGGGGTGTAGCAG GAGCCATTTCCTGGGGATTATGCACTCCAATGGATGTTGTGAAAAGTCGACTTCAGGCAGATGGAGTTTATTTAAATCAGTACAAAGGGACCCTTGACTGCATCTTGCAGAGCTACCAGAATGAGGGCTTAAAA GTGTTTTTTAGGGGCCTCACGGTCAATACAGTGCGAGGATTCCCATCGAGTGCAGCCATGTTTCTTGGCTATGAACTTTCCCTCAAAGCAATGAAAAGAGGCCAAACTGAGACCAATCCCTAA
- the SLC25A48 gene encoding solute carrier family 25 member 48 isoform X4, which translates to MGSLQLQDFVAGLVGGIASVVVGHPLDTVKTRLQAGQGYGNTLKCFLTVYRNESVTGFFKGMSFPMATTGLYSSVVFGVFSSTQRFLGQLRHGDAAAAPSLADMTVASSVAGFVSVAIGTPVDLVKIRLQMQTQPYSKADVKLKPTAPGSPVYRGPIHCFWTILQKEGIAGIYRGTVAMLLRDVPGYCVYFIPYAVFCDWATPEGCISPSPFSVWLAGGVAGAISWGLCTPMDVVKSRLQADGVYLNQYKGTLDCILQSYQNEGLKKCCQEEPESLLLS; encoded by the exons ATGGGgagcctccagctgcaggactTCGTGGCCGGCTTGGTGGGAG GAATTGCCAGTGTGGTTGTGGGCCATCCCCTGGACACGGTCAAG ACTCGTTTACAAGCTGGACAAGGATATGGAAATACACTCAAGTGTTTTCTCACTGTGTACAGAAATGAGTCT GTGACTGGCTTCTTCAAGGGCATGTCCTTCCCCATGGCCACCACAGGCCTGTACAGCTCGGTGGTGTTCGGGGTGTTCAGCAGCACGCAGCGGTTCCTGGGCCAGCTCCGCCACGGGGACGCGGCCGCCGCGCCCTCGCTCGCCGACATGACCGTGGCCAGCTCGGTGGCAGGGTTTGTCTCCGTGGCCATTGGCACTCCCGTGGACCTGGTAAAGATCAGGCTGCAGATGCAAACACAGCCCTACAGCAAAG cagaTGTTAAACTAAAGCCCACAGCTCCTGGATCTCCCGTGTACCGAGGCCCAATCCACTGCTTTTGGACAATCCTACAGAAAGAGGGGATAGCAGGAATCTACCGAGGCACGGTGGCAATGCTCCTGAGGGATGTTCCCGGGTACTGCGTCTACTTCATCCCTTACGCAGTTTTCTGTGACTGGGCAACTCCTGAGGGATGCATTTCTCCCAGTCCCTTCTCTGTCTGGCTGGCAGGGGGTGTAGCAG GAGCCATTTCCTGGGGATTATGCACTCCAATGGATGTTGTGAAAAGTCGACTTCAGGCAGATGGAGTTTATTTAAATCAGTACAAAGGGACCCTTGACTGCATCTTGCAGAGCTACCAGAATGAGGGCTTAAAA aaGTGTTGCCAAGAAGAACCAGAAAGtctcctgctttcctga
- the SLC25A48 gene encoding solute carrier family 25 member 48 isoform X2, translated as MGSLQLQDFVAGLVGGIASVVVGHPLDTVKTRLQAGQGYGNTLKCFLTVYRNESVTGFFKGMSFPMATTGLYSSVVFGVFSSTQRFLGQLRHGDAAAAPSLADMTVASSVAGFVSVAIGTPVDLVKIRLQMQTQPYSKDVKLKPTAPGSPVYRGPIHCFWTILQKEGIAGIYRGTVAMLLRDVPGYCVYFIPYAVFCDWATPEGCISPSPFSVWLAGGVAGAISWGLCTPMDVVKSRLQADGVYLNQYKGTLDCILQSYQNEGLKVFFRGLTVNTVRGFPSSAAMFLGYELSLKAMKRGQTETNP; from the exons ATGGGgagcctccagctgcaggactTCGTGGCCGGCTTGGTGGGAG GAATTGCCAGTGTGGTTGTGGGCCATCCCCTGGACACGGTCAAG ACTCGTTTACAAGCTGGACAAGGATATGGAAATACACTCAAGTGTTTTCTCACTGTGTACAGAAATGAGTCT GTGACTGGCTTCTTCAAGGGCATGTCCTTCCCCATGGCCACCACAGGCCTGTACAGCTCGGTGGTGTTCGGGGTGTTCAGCAGCACGCAGCGGTTCCTGGGCCAGCTCCGCCACGGGGACGCGGCCGCCGCGCCCTCGCTCGCCGACATGACCGTGGCCAGCTCGGTGGCAGGGTTTGTCTCCGTGGCCATTGGCACTCCCGTGGACCTGGTAAAGATCAGGCTGCAGATGCAAACACAGCCCTACAGCAAAG aTGTTAAACTAAAGCCCACAGCTCCTGGATCTCCCGTGTACCGAGGCCCAATCCACTGCTTTTGGACAATCCTACAGAAAGAGGGGATAGCAGGAATCTACCGAGGCACGGTGGCAATGCTCCTGAGGGATGTTCCCGGGTACTGCGTCTACTTCATCCCTTACGCAGTTTTCTGTGACTGGGCAACTCCTGAGGGATGCATTTCTCCCAGTCCCTTCTCTGTCTGGCTGGCAGGGGGTGTAGCAG GAGCCATTTCCTGGGGATTATGCACTCCAATGGATGTTGTGAAAAGTCGACTTCAGGCAGATGGAGTTTATTTAAATCAGTACAAAGGGACCCTTGACTGCATCTTGCAGAGCTACCAGAATGAGGGCTTAAAA GTGTTTTTTAGGGGCCTCACGGTCAATACAGTGCGAGGATTCCCATCGAGTGCAGCCATGTTTCTTGGCTATGAACTTTCCCTCAAAGCAATGAAAAGAGGCCAAACTGAGACCAATCCCTAA
- the SLC25A48 gene encoding solute carrier family 25 member 48 isoform X3 has product MGSLQLQDFVAGLVGGIASVVVGHPLDTVKTRLQAGQGYGNTLKCFLTVYRNESVTGFFKGMSFPMATTGLYSSVVFGVFSSTQRFLGQLRHGDAAAAPSLADMTVASSVAGFVSVAIGTPVDLVKIRLQMQTQPYSKADVKLKPTAPGSPVYRGPIHCFWTILQKEGIAGIYRGTVAMLLRDVPGYCVYFIPYAVFCDWATPEGCISPSPFSVWLAGGVAGAISWGLCTPMDVVKSRLQADGVYLNQYKGTLDCILQSYQNEGLKQTLLQSNMNGREQGFATLLRC; this is encoded by the exons ATGGGgagcctccagctgcaggactTCGTGGCCGGCTTGGTGGGAG GAATTGCCAGTGTGGTTGTGGGCCATCCCCTGGACACGGTCAAG ACTCGTTTACAAGCTGGACAAGGATATGGAAATACACTCAAGTGTTTTCTCACTGTGTACAGAAATGAGTCT GTGACTGGCTTCTTCAAGGGCATGTCCTTCCCCATGGCCACCACAGGCCTGTACAGCTCGGTGGTGTTCGGGGTGTTCAGCAGCACGCAGCGGTTCCTGGGCCAGCTCCGCCACGGGGACGCGGCCGCCGCGCCCTCGCTCGCCGACATGACCGTGGCCAGCTCGGTGGCAGGGTTTGTCTCCGTGGCCATTGGCACTCCCGTGGACCTGGTAAAGATCAGGCTGCAGATGCAAACACAGCCCTACAGCAAAG cagaTGTTAAACTAAAGCCCACAGCTCCTGGATCTCCCGTGTACCGAGGCCCAATCCACTGCTTTTGGACAATCCTACAGAAAGAGGGGATAGCAGGAATCTACCGAGGCACGGTGGCAATGCTCCTGAGGGATGTTCCCGGGTACTGCGTCTACTTCATCCCTTACGCAGTTTTCTGTGACTGGGCAACTCCTGAGGGATGCATTTCTCCCAGTCCCTTCTCTGTCTGGCTGGCAGGGGGTGTAGCAG GAGCCATTTCCTGGGGATTATGCACTCCAATGGATGTTGTGAAAAGTCGACTTCAGGCAGATGGAGTTTATTTAAATCAGTACAAAGGGACCCTTGACTGCATCTTGCAGAGCTACCAGAATGAGGGCTTAAAA CAAACTTTGCTTCAGTCAAACATGAATGGCAGAGAACAAGGATTTGCAACTTTATTGCGTTGCTGA